A single Coregonus clupeaformis isolate EN_2021a unplaced genomic scaffold, ASM2061545v1 scaf0165, whole genome shotgun sequence DNA region contains:
- the LOC121548431 gene encoding borealin-2-like isoform X2, with protein sequence MAPRRIRKISNQAEGHTDGQISKEMRQKQKALFIQQFEKEAQDRINEMEAKLEQTLATVDRVFKVELMKMPPALQKTLIIDLINEDDISAGEVTIAIKTESPEIHQPLTRKLSKKVKGSKKARSLANSSSTGSLRCATSTNTKRTKTRLAKISDQSPLTGTKHRSVLRSASDDHLYCSLSGLSPHVTISTAHGETLCLSDDTVEDVDIGLLDDMAVLQMQKLMKLMDYLFNKVKANQQ encoded by the exons ATGGCACCAAGAAGGATAAGAAAAATCAGCAATCAGGCAGAAGGACACACAGATGGTCAAATTAGCAAGGAGATGCGCCAAAAGCAAAAGGCGCTTTTTATTCAACAGTTCGAGAAAGAAG CACAGGACCGTATAAACGAGATGGAGGCAAAATTGGAGCAGACTCTTGCAACAGTAGATCGGGTTTTCAAAGTGGAATTGATGAAAATGCCACCTGCGCTTCAAAAAACCCTGATAATAGATTTAATAAATG AGGATGACATTTCGGCAGGTGAAGTCACAATCGCCATAAAG ACCGAGTCACCCGAGATTCACCAGCCTCTCACTAGGAAGCTCAGTAAAAAAG TCAAA GGTTCCAAGAAAGCCAGATCACTTGCCAATAGCTCAAGCACTGGAAGCCTACG GTGTGCCACATCCACAAATACAAAAAGAACCAAAACTCGTCTTGCCAAAATCAGTGATCAGTCGCCACTGACTGGAACGAAACACAG ATCTGTTTTGCGGTCAGCCAGTGATGACCACCTGTATTGCTCCCTGTCTGGATTGTCTCCACATGTAACAATCTCTACAGCCCATGGAGAG ACATTGTGCCTCTCGGATGATACTGTTGAAGATGTCGACATTGGGTTACTGGATGACATGGCTGTTCTCCAGATGCAGAAGTTGATG AAACTGATGGACTACCTTTTCAACAAAGTCAAAGCGAATCAGCAATGA
- the LOC121548431 gene encoding borealin-2-like isoform X1 — MAPRRIRKISNQAEGHTDGQISKEMRQKQKALFIQQFEKEAQDRINEMEAKLEQTLATVDRVFKVELMKMPPALQKTLIIDLINEDDISAGEVTIAIKTESPEIHQPLTRKLSKKVKVSEGASAHKRKTTTEPSKGSKKARSLANSSSTGSLRCATSTNTKRTKTRLAKISDQSPLTGTKHRSVLRSASDDHLYCSLSGLSPHVTISTAHGETLCLSDDTVEDVDIGLLDDMAVLQMQKLMKLMDYLFNKVKANQQ, encoded by the exons ATGGCACCAAGAAGGATAAGAAAAATCAGCAATCAGGCAGAAGGACACACAGATGGTCAAATTAGCAAGGAGATGCGCCAAAAGCAAAAGGCGCTTTTTATTCAACAGTTCGAGAAAGAAG CACAGGACCGTATAAACGAGATGGAGGCAAAATTGGAGCAGACTCTTGCAACAGTAGATCGGGTTTTCAAAGTGGAATTGATGAAAATGCCACCTGCGCTTCAAAAAACCCTGATAATAGATTTAATAAATG AGGATGACATTTCGGCAGGTGAAGTCACAATCGCCATAAAG ACCGAGTCACCCGAGATTCACCAGCCTCTCACTAGGAAGCTCAGTAAAAAAG TCAAAGTAAGTGAAGGTGCATCGGCTCATAAACGGAAGACTACAACAGAACCATCAAAG GGTTCCAAGAAAGCCAGATCACTTGCCAATAGCTCAAGCACTGGAAGCCTACG GTGTGCCACATCCACAAATACAAAAAGAACCAAAACTCGTCTTGCCAAAATCAGTGATCAGTCGCCACTGACTGGAACGAAACACAG ATCTGTTTTGCGGTCAGCCAGTGATGACCACCTGTATTGCTCCCTGTCTGGATTGTCTCCACATGTAACAATCTCTACAGCCCATGGAGAG ACATTGTGCCTCTCGGATGATACTGTTGAAGATGTCGACATTGGGTTACTGGATGACATGGCTGTTCTCCAGATGCAGAAGTTGATG AAACTGATGGACTACCTTTTCAACAAAGTCAAAGCGAATCAGCAATGA